One stretch of Prunus persica cultivar Lovell chromosome G1, Prunus_persica_NCBIv2, whole genome shotgun sequence DNA includes these proteins:
- the LOC109946559 gene encoding monothiol glutaredoxin-S17-like, producing the protein MDEIEAEEQPERYSVSDVSVFVKDGKVVDTSEGVDPPSLATKVARVVGSVKAGEPAAPASLDTVQELAKETGSSKEQIQAQNGLDDALKRRLQKLIDSNRVMLFMKGTPEEPKCRFSKMAVNILKKHKVEFGSFDLLTDNEVLEGIQKYSNWSLLPQIYFQGRARGFRHIGTLMKGCPSESTRKEFFY; encoded by the exons ATGGACGAG ATTGAAGCTGAAGAACAGCCTGAGCGTTATTCGGTTTCTGATGTGTCTGTCTTTGTGAAG GATGGAAAGGTCGTTGATACATCAGAAGGTGTAGATCCACCTAGTTTGGCCACTAAAGTTGCTAGGGTTGTTGGGTCAGTTAAGGCTGGAGAACCTGCTGCTCCTGCCAGCCTTGACACAGTCCAAGAGTTAGCAAAAGAAACTGGATCTTCTAAGGAGCAAATTCAAGCTCAAAATGGCCTTGATGATGCCTTGAAAAGGCGACTGCAGAAGCTGATTGACTCTAATCGAGTCATGCTTTTCATGAAAGGAACCCCTGAGGAGCCCAAATGTAGATTTAGCAAAATGGCTGTTAACATTTTAAAGAAACATAAGGTCGAATTTGGAAGTTTCGATCTTCTTACGGACAATGAAGTCCTGGAGGGGATACAGAAGTATTCTAACTGGTCTCTATTACCACAGATTTACTTCCAAGGGAGAGCTCGTGGTTTCCGTCACATAGGAACCTTAATGAAAGGTTGCCCAAGTGAAAGCACaagaaaagaatttttttattag
- the LOC109947902 gene encoding probable acyl-activating enzyme 16, chloroplastic — protein MKDYGVKESWTKEHEFKDPVGYFGTFMLKAITEEGQILGIHRDRLQAYTPTTTGLVTVGVDGLPSWISEAWDLVPRFVSLKDIARGLQLEGENVEPVELEEAAMRSSLIQQIVVVGQDQRRLGAIIVPNKEEVLLAAKKLSIVDVNASDLSKDKMTSLLYEELRKWTSGCSFQIGPILIVDEPFTIDSGLMTPTMKIRRDRVAAQYKEQIENLYK, from the exons ATGAAGGATTATGGGGTGAAGGAGTCTTGGACTAAAGAGCACGAGTTTAAAGACCCAGTTGGTTATTTTGGCACTTTCATGTTGAAAGCTATTACTGAGGAAGGGCAAATTTTGGGGATACATCGGGATAGATTGCAGGCTtatactcccacaacaacgGGCCTTGTGACGGTTGGGGTTGATGGATTACCTTCGTGGATTTCGGAGGCATGGGACCTTGTTCCGAGATTTGTTTCACTTAAGGATATTGCCAGAGGGTTGCAGCTTGAAG GTGAAAACGTTGAACCAGTAGAGCTTGAGGAGGCTGCCATGAGAAGTAGTCTCATTCAACAAATTGTTGTGGTCGGCCAG GATCAACGGCGACTTGGGGCAATAATTGTtccaaacaaagaagaggttTTACTTGCAGCCAAAAAGTTGTCTATTGTAGATGTTAATGCCTCAGACCTCAGTAAGGATAAAATGACAAGCCTGCTATATgaagaattaagaaaatg GACTTCAGGGTGTTCATTTCAAATTGGACCAATCTTGATTGTGGATGAGCCCTTTACG ATTGATAGTGGTTTAATGACTCCAACTATGAAAATACGAAGGGACAGAGTTGCGGCACAGTACAAGGAGCAAATAGAGAATCTGTACAAGTAA
- the LOC18790798 gene encoding F-box/kelch-repeat protein At3g06240, with product MKRIKLPSTNRNRPPKQEVDDEEEEHEHKPYLLQLPEHIIMEIFCKIPTKTLIQCKRVRKSWRRWLSDPQFTKELFSRTPASILITGYSCLGHFLVDLDRTCNPKDVVLKLSCINKSLRTLSKSIVGSCNGFLCHHEVHHLHISNPVTGEFLSLPTPSKPDTVGGRYGFGFSPISDVYKLVRIMPIHKQVMVLTVGSGIWRDIGHPPDSFDGETLGKPCAYQNYFDSMNDHGTYVNGFLHWIG from the coding sequence ATGAAGAGAATTAAACTACCATCAACCAACAGAAACAGACCCCCAAAACAAGAAGTCgacgatgaagaagaagagcatgaACATAAACCCTACCTTCTGCAATTGCCAGAGCACATAATAATGGAGATCTTCTGCAAAATCCCAACAAAAACTCTCATCCAATGCAAGCGAGTTCGCAAGTCTTGGCGTCGTTGGCTCTCAGACCCTCAATTCACCAAAGAACTATTTTCACGAACGCCCGCTTCCATTTTGATCACTGGATACTCGTGCCTGGGTCACTTCTTGGTCGACCTTGACAGGACCTGCAACCCAAAAGACGTCGTGTTGAAGCTTTCCTGTATAAACAAAAGTCTCCGAACTTTAAGTAAGAGCATTGTAGGCTCGTGCAATGGCTTCCTCTGTCACCACGAAGTCCATCATCTCCACATCTCCAATCCTGTTACTGGTGAGTTTTTATCTCTCCCAACACCTTCAAAGCCTGATACAGTTGGAGGACGTTATGGTTTTGGGTTCAGCCCCATCAGTGATGTCTATAAGCTAGTTCGGATTATGCCTATACATAAACAAGTAATGGTTTTGACTGTTGGCTCTGGGATTTGGAGAGACATTGGGCACCCTCCCGACTCTTTTGATGGAGAAACGTTGGGGAAACCTTGTGCCTACCAAAACTATTTTGATAGTATGAATGATCATGGGACTTATGTCAATGGGTTTCTTCATTGGATTGGGTAG
- the LOC18791142 gene encoding CMP-sialic acid transporter 2, whose amino-acid sequence MNGMIECSVCHSKLVSPNTKAFSRAYDRHKSRLSSKQRVLNVLLVVGDCMLVGLQPILVYMSKVDGKFEFSPISVNFLTEAAKVLFAVVMLLLQARNQKVGEKPLLSISTFVQAARNNVLLAVPAFLYAINNYLKFTMQLYFNPATVKMLSNLKVLVIAVLLKMIMKRRFSIIQWEALALLLIGISVNQLRSLPEGSTALGLPVSTGAYVYTLIFVTVPSLASVYNEYALKSQYDTSIYLQNLFLYGYGAIFNFLGILVMAIVKGPSSFDILHGHSKATMFLIANNAAQGILSSFFFKYADTILKKYSSTVATIFTGIASALLFGHKLTMNFVLGISIVFISMHQFFSPISKVKEEEQNGKLEMIDVDDKQRSKDSFINMAAGANEEASHRVGPDERQPLLPT is encoded by the exons ATGAACGGGATGATAGAATGCAGTGTATGCCATTCAAAGTTGGTTTCCCCGAACACTAAAGCTTTCTCGAGGGCATATGACCGCCACAAGAGCAGGTTATCATCCAAGCAACGTGTTCTCAATGTCCTCTTGGTCGTTGGTGATTGTATGCTAGTCGGTTTACAG CCTATTCTGGTTTATATGTCCAAGGTCGATGGAAAATTCGAATTTAGCCCGATTAGTGTAAACTTTTTGACAGAGGCTGCAAAGGTTCTATTTGCGGTTGTCATGCTGCTGTTGCAG GCTAGGAATCAGAAAGTTGGGGAGAAGCCTCTTCTCTCAATTTCAACATTCGTGCAG GCGGCTAGGAACAATGTGCTTCTTGCTGTTCCAGCATTTCTTTATGCTATTAATAACTATTTAAAGTTCACCATGCAG CTATATTTCAATCCTGCAACTGTGAAGATGCTCAGCAATTTGAAG GTGTTGGTGATTGCTGTTTTATTAAAAATGATAATGAAACGCCGATTTTCAATAATTCAG TGGGAAGCCCTTGCTTTGTTGCTCATCGGGATTAGCGTAAATCAGTTGCGATCTTTACCGGAGGGTTCCACTGCTTTAGGTCTTCCAGTTTCGACAGGCGCATATGTATACACTTTGATCTTT GTAACAGTTCCATCCTTGGCCTCTGTTTACAATGAGTATGCTCTGAAGAGCCAATATGACACAAGTATATACCTCCAG aacttatttttatatggATATGGTGCTATATTCAACTTTCTAGGAATATTGGTAATGGCCATTGTCAAAG GTCCAAGTAGCTTTGATATCCTTCATGGTCATTCAAAAGCTACAATGTTTCTGATAGCTAACAATGCAGCACAAGGAATTCtgtcctcttttttcttcaaatatgCAG ataCGATTCTAAAGAAGTACTCGTCCACAGTGGCCACTATCTTCACAGGCATAGCATCTGCTTTGCTGTTTGGTCATAAATTGACGAtgaactttgttttaggaATTTCTATTGTCTTCATCTCGATGCACCAG TTCTTTTCTCCCATTTCGAAAGtcaaagaagaggaacaaaATGGGAAGCTAGAAATGATAGATGTCGATGATAAACAGAG GTCAAAGGATTCCTTTATCAATATGGCAGCAGGGGCAAATGAAGAG GCTAGTCACCGAGTGGGACCTGATGAAAGACAGCCGCTTTTACCCACCTAA